A window of Quercus robur chromosome 12, dhQueRobu3.1, whole genome shotgun sequence genomic DNA:
tccattgtAACCTTCCTCACTAAAGCTACGTTTGGATTCGACTGAAACTGAATCGTGCGTCTGcgtttttccttctttttttttttttcacgcgtttttgagATTGTGGCTACTGtttatgcactgttcaatgaacagtagccgcaaagttggacttttcaaacttttttcagccaatcagtgcacatcatgtactgttcacggacccacaaatttcacttttcaacaatttttcatTAGAAATGGATCTCACGGtacaatttatatatttaaaaattatttttgctacagtgtttttcagttttcagctgtatccaaacggactcttagtgtgtgtttggatatcacttattttattgaaaactgaaaacttattgttaaaaataaaaaaaataaaaaattttaagattactaTTCACTATTGAAAACATTGTAACTTTGCCTTAATGCACTGCTCATGTAGAGTGCAAGAAGcgctagtaaaaaaaaaaaaaaaaaaaaaaagaagaaaaataccgGATGCCAGACGGCGGCTGCTATCCAAACGGAGCTTAACGATTTAGCTTAATATTGGTTACAATATCAAAATCTCCAtgtgtttaaattaaaaaaaaaaaaaaaaaaatccatgtgtTTAAATCAATCTTTTGTTCTCCTTTTGGAGTTGATACCGGTCATTTCATTAGTTTATCATCTCACTCAGACTCATGTATGCACAGCAATGGtctcaattatataaaataaataattcagaTAATAACAATgcgattttatatatatagctagATACATACTTAATTATTTGCAACTAAAAGATCCAAATACATTTGAAGTGGAAGGGGGAATCATCTATTAATGTTCAAAGAGTAGCTCCTACGCAAAGATGTGGTGCAGTTTATACAGAGAACCAAGTCATTTTTTTATCCTAAAACTTCTGAAGATTAGTTAAATCCGTTGTGGCAATGGAACCAACGGATGACAAAGATGTTGGAAGATGATCTAAAAGCCTTCAAGCCAGAAACTACACCTCTTCAAACCCAACACTATATAAGCTAAGCTATCTCTTAGTCCCTAGAGCATGGAGATAAATACTACATTGAGTTAGGTGTAGTAGAAACAGCTAGAAGTGAACGTAATAAGAGACTTGGTTGGAAGAAAACATGTTTCTCTTACTCCCCATATCTTCAAGCGTGAAGACTTTATGCAAGTGCTTGTTGCAACccccatttctctctcttatttataTAAGCTGGGTACCACAGACCTTACATCAAACTTTAATGTCATCTTCCTCATCTGCCTCTTCAAATTTCCCTTCCAACTTGATACACTTGTACCACTTAGCAGAGCCAATATAGACAACCAAATCTACTGTTGTCAAGGCTgctaaaaggaagaaaaaccTGTCTAGGTGACCTTTGTTGAGATTTCCTGGGATCCATCCTGGCATGTGATCCTCAGTTGATATCTTCATAACAATGCTTACAAGCAAACTGCTCACATAGTTCCCAAGCGAGATAGATGTCATGCAAAGTGCACTTCCAAAGCTCTTTAACCCATCTGGTGTCTGTGCGTTGAAGAACTCCAATTGACCCACGTACATAAAAACTTCAGAAGCTCCTATGAATGCATACTGAGGAATTTGCCAAAAGATGCTTAAGGAGCTTGACCCATCACATGTTTTGCAATCTTTTATTGCATACTTTAGTCTATAGCACTCCACTATTCCAGCTGAAACCATTGCCATCACTGCTATAACAAGGCCAATTCCCATTCTCTGCAGCTCAGTAAGCCCCTTGGAATCTGATTTCTTAATTCTACCCACTAATGGGTCAAGAATTCGCCggtaaaggaagataaaaagtGCCACACTGAGTATGTCAAAGCTAGACATGCTTGCAGGTGGGATTCGGAAGTTTGAGATAGTAGTTTTCATTACAGCACCTTGCTCCACAAAGAGGGAGGCCATTTGTGTGAAGACTACTGAGTATATTATGGTGCAGAGCCAAATTGGAAGTAGTCTCAGAATGCATTTAACTTCTTCCACTTGGGTAATTGGGCAGAGGCGCCATGGGTTGCGAATACATTGGTTTTGGTCAACAAAATCCCTTGATGAGATAAATGCAGCCTTATCCAAGAACCTATAATATAGTTGTGAAAAAGTTAGCATTGTAATGGTTAGTGACATGAAGTCAATGGTAATGGTTAGTGACATGAAGTAAATGGTAGTATATATATGCTAATGATCATGCTCTTGTACTTACTTGAATCCATGGGTGTGAAGTATTCTCCTATTACCATTTGTGGAAGACTGATCATTTCCAGCCACAGTATACAAATCCTTTGCATTTGATGGCACCTCGACTCTCCATTTCTTCACCGCGGCAACTATGACCTGGGAAAACCTTGAAAGAGGGTTGCCACTCGGCTTGAAGTGCCTGTACCTTGGGGTCCCAACAAGAAACAAGACCAGTGCTGCAAATGCAGACCCAGCTgaaacccaaaatcccaaaGCCCATATCCCTTCATCCTCAAAGTAGACCAGTATGGTGTTGGAGAAAAGCTCCCCAAGGTTTAGAGCTAAGTAGAAGTAGCTAAAAAAGGAAACTTTTGAAAGTCCCTCCTTGGGGTTTTCTTCATCGAACTGATCAGCCCCAAATGAGACGATGTTAGGTTGATACCCTCCATTTCCTAGGGCAACAAGATAGATAGAAAGGTAGAATAACCCCATCTCCATGCTAGAATGGGCACCACATGGAGTTAATTCATCCCCACAACCTCTAGGCATGAGCAAGAAAAGGTATGATGATAAAGATAGTGATACCAAACCCTGTCATCATTTACATATATAGTTACCATAAGAATGGGAAGAAAATTAGTACTCAATTCTCCTCTGTGGTTATAATTCAGTCCAGGAATTAAATATATAGCAAATTCAGGACACTTACTATGACAAAGATGACCTGAAATATGGCACAAGTTTTGTATCTTCCCCAGTAGGAATCACTAAGTAAAGCACCAATCAGAGAAAAGATGTAAACTGTCCCAGTCCATTTGCTCACACTGTTAGCAGCATCGGCATTGTTTTCACCGACAACCCTTGTCAGGAACAACACCAGGTTCACTCCGACTCCAAAAAAGGCTAGTGTAGCCAGACCTTGGTTCACTATTGGTTcattgaacaaaaaataaaagcagaaCACAAAGTTAGGAATCGAATTTGCTTGAGAAATTTAAGTTAGGTGAACATTTATTTAAAATGCATACGCACACAAAGTTATGGGCTTGTATACTCAAGGATATAGAACAGTTTGTTTGGCTTAATTCAGAATAACGTACCCCTTGAAGTGGCTAAGTTAAGGTCAAGAAAATATCAATTCATCTTACACCTAGAGGATGTGAAAAGCTTGGTAAAGACCATCCCTAGAATATTGCATGCTAAGAACTTATAATCATGGCCAAAATGTCACATCTTTTTGCATGTGCAGTGTGCCAGTGTCTTTCCTATAGATGAACGGTTACAATCATCTCAATTAATTTGACTCTTGTCTAGAAGATAGGTCGGCCATTAATAAGCACCATTCATCCTATATGATACATGTGCTTTAAAACCAAATGTTTTAGCAACTTGACAAGTAGATTAGAGGTATATATTTTCAGGATCTTTCTTTAAAAGCTTGGTAAAGACCATCCCTAGAATCCTTCGTGAGTAATAAAGCAAGCACATTAgctcttttgctcttttgcCGTAGTGAATTGTAACAAGTTACTTGAAGACCATATATTTCACTTTCAAATGGTATTagaaaaatgtttatttatttattttttctttttaattctctTCCACTAATACTGTATATGCAAGTGAATTTCATGTCATTACTCATTAGCCAGCTAGTGGAATTTAAAATTGATACTATTGGagaagaaacaaacttttggcaagtgtgcatttggataaACGCTTTGTTGGTTTCTTATTtgcttaaattaattttttcaagttttttttaagGACTTGTCAAACGCACtttaatataacatatttgATTGGACTTCATACAAACAACTACCACTagtttcccataaaaaaaaaaaaaaactaccactAGTTTGAAGGAAggaccctaaaacctaaaaagaaaaataaattgaaaagcTGGTATGATAAAGTAAATTTGGATTTAcaagaataattaaaatttataattgctCAAGTTTGAAGGAAGGACCCTCAATCCCAAGAAAAAACTGGGAAAGCTGGGtatgataaaattattttggatttataagaatactttatattttataattagttttttgaGCAAAGAGAGTTAGAAACATGGAACTACATATAAGAAAACGATGTTTATGACATATGACATATGACATAAGACAACTATatttgtcattattattattttatttgttggtgttttctttttgttcattaCCTTACTTTTAGTGCAACAACATAATCAAATTATAATtgccctaaatttttttttccttttaacaaACACGTGCGGGACACACCAAATTTCTCACTTATTCGATccctttctttctatctttttcaatttgctttttggttttgaaaattttgacagaGGAATTGGATTGGGAAGACATGGCTATGAACGGTGGTGCCAAACTCACGTGGGGGTTGAGTGGGCTTaactttcattttcaaatacatTCTCTAATGTAAGTTAGAGACGAATAGACACGTGGCAAAGACCCACGTCATGTAAAAGATGTGCTTACGTGTCAGGCATGTCTTGCATTTTTGTGCACGCGTTTCTTACCTAGGTGTCTTTTACCAGCTCCCTTttcatgctctctctctctctctctcgctctgtgtgtgagagagagagagagaatcaatgAGGGAAGCATGGTCATGATGAAGATCTCAAATAGTGGGGGTGGGTGGGTAGCTGGCTAAAGCTTATCATGCAACAAGGCTGTTGCAGTTTGCAAACACCTGGTTAGGTTTTTGAATGCCAAATGTAACACCAAccctttatttttcaactttaCTATTGTCCTTATGTGGGATTTGGTAACAAGGAGCTCTTATCAAAGCTCTTGTTATaactgcttatatatatatataaaagggtgACATCAAGACAAAGTTCTCACTCAACTCTTTGAATGGCCTTAAATGTTGTTGCACCTGAAAGTGCCAGCAAAATTATAGAACTGGACGCACACTGATCACTCACATGTATATGTATTTTGtagtatttatgaaaaaatgcaTGGCATGGGTGATGGGTCTCTGTAAATTCTCAAGTGCGTTGGGATTAAGCAATAGAAACATGATGAATATGCCTCTATCATGCATCCATAATTCTAGGAGGCCAGATGCtggacctttttcttttctttctggtGGGAATTCAAAAGTGGAGGATCTTTGGAAGTGATTTCCATGACTTTCATAAATATAGaggaatatgaaaaaaaaaaaaagggtataaaaaaatggttaacaTTATATGAATTATAAGGTCTTCAAGATCCTTTATAATTTACGCATACCAGCTTATAAGAAGAGATCATTGAAAAGGGGTTTGTCATATAAACTAGTAAAGTTAATGAAAAGTCCTATAAAcaataagaaaaggaaaataaactaAGTGAGGCGTTAAAAACTTACAAAGTATGATAATTCCAGCAACCCATCGTCCAGATTTTGTTCTGATTGCAGGGCGACCATGCATGTCAACAGTTCCATCAAGAGTGCATGCGTCTTGATCTTCTTTGAACTTAGCCTGCAAGTTcttgggaaaaataaaaacaaaatcaatagaaattcaaattatatatagtagATGTGATCATTATCATCACACAACTTTGCTCTAAGAATGCATGTACAATTCTTTCTGTATGtaaccaatcaaaattcaaaGACAAACATGACATGCAGTGGTAAAAAATGGTACTTTGGAGTAAAAgagattgagagaaaaaaaaaaaaggagtgagAAAATGAGTTAATAATTATCTAGGGAGAAAAAGAACAATATGAGACTTTTACTCACCCCCTTACTCAACTCCAAGCAAGCCATTGATGAGCTGGAAGAGGGAGAATTTGGAGATATAATGCAGGGGATATAAGCAGGGGAAAGAGGTGATTGGTTAGTgtcaaagaagagaaagagcTTGGGACAGAAAATGAAATTGAGAGGAAGTATAAATAGAGGTAAGGGAAATGGTATGGACGGTGTAGATTTAGAGAAATAAAAAGTGGGGACACCCACATGaccaaatcataaaaaatttggTGTAAGATGCAATTTGTTTGGGATGTGAATGGGTTGGAAAGTCTTTCTCCTTTATTGTTTCTAGGTACAACTTAGGAGGGTCATTGGTAAAAAGTATAGGGAATTAGGGGTCCCTTATCAACCCCCACCCcctctcccaaaaaaagaaaaagaaaaagaaaaaagaaaaaagaaaaaagaaaaaagtataggTCCTCTTTTATATCCACGTTGTCTCTCATGGTGTAAATTGGTGTGAGGTTGACACATTTGAAAtgtacaattttaattaaaagggTAATGCTTAGATGAGGTTGTCCTCATGAACATTGTCACGTGGTTTTTAGATGGAAAGTGCAAAATGCCATATCGTATCCATAAGAATGGATGGACGGTATCTATAAAAGGACCGGgagaagagaaggaaaaaggtAAGCAGGAATTTGATCCAATTTAGTGGTGgagctagatttttttttttttttttttttttttttttaagtagtgtcaaattttgaaaaatgcttgactgattttatttgttgattaaCGAAATATTAATGGTTATAATCTAGTACGATTTGTTAATTAACGAAATATCGACACTGTCAAAATATTTGCTTAATTTGACACtttcacttaataatatatataaaaaaagattcaCTCACAACAATATTGTTAGTGTTATATGTTCACTCAATAAGaagttatatattatattatatataaaaagatttcCAACCGAGTTTTTATTGTATAGCACTAATGGCAGCCACAAACTGAAAGTTAACAAAGttgaaataacttttttttttttttttttgagaaacaagttgAAATAActtaagaaaagaagaaaaaaaaatctgtataAGAGTATAACACATAGCACATAGTAAAATAGCCCACGCCCCACGGTAAACTAGCAAACTACCGAAGTAAATTGCAATTTCTTAAGCATTAacagtagagagagagagagagagagagatccaaTGGTTGGGTTGCTGGTTTGGATTGAAGCAAGAGCCTGAGTTGAGCGGAAACCCATGGATTCATGCGGGGGGACAGGCGGCGCTAAGGATAGATGCACGCACAGCACACACGCAGTAATGCAGAcataattattgttgttgtttttgttttttatttttaaattttaatgtggATTTGGTGTGTGTTTAAAGGagaatttggattttgttaGCATATTTGGAGGGCCATGGGCTGGGAAATTTGCCAtctgatgggtttttttttttttttttttttttttttttttttttttaaaaaaaaaatttatttttgggtacTTTCCTCAAAAAGTTGATGGGCGttctaaattttagattttataagaggcgagattttaaaatttttaaaatttgaggggGCAGGTGcgtaaatttttgtttaagttAGTAATTTTAGTAAAcactataaataaattattggaAACTACAAATACCCAAATGAACATTAAGAGAAACGATATATGAAGAGGATTAATACaagttggcttttttttttttctttataatttttttagcgAATACACATTGAGATTTTAATACACAATGAATTTAACAATGTATACTTTGGTTTGAGAAGATggttcccaaattttttttttttttgggagagagtttcaatctatggcaTTCACTactgatgatagttctttatatTAGACTAtgacaccaatcggtttttggtgtaggcagagattgaatcttaaatctcttattccaccatcagaaactttaccaatttAGTTAATTGGAATCCATAATGGTCCCTAATTTACTTGGTAGTTAATACAAAATAATCATACTAATACACCAATGgacaagaaaataaatgttATTAATGAAGCCTATCTCAATTATTAAGGGTCAAGTCAATCCTAGAAATTTTGTTGTTCCTTTAActagctttttatttatttatatttattttttgctgaatacTTTACCTATCTTGTTATTCCCAACTGATCAcacttatgatttatttttttggagaaaagatCACACTTATGATTTAAcatttctaattcttttttccctttttaatcaaaacatatatattaaggTTTAATTGGTACAAACACGTGCATGCATATTGATATAGATTCGTGTAAATTTGAATCTATTGCATCACTTTGCactgtattaaaaaaaaaaaaaaaaaaaaaaaaaagggtaagatttaggtacagtacttaggtgagattttttaagttttcttcttaagattttgccatgtgaatttttcctcatgggatgaaagtgtattttttaattaattagttacATGACTCAATCTTAAATGGGGAATTTAAAGAACAACATCTAAAGTATTGTacttaaattttgtcatttctaaaatgattctaaaaataattcattcgAATTGTGTTTTCTAAAGTAGAAATCTAGTTGAAGgttgacaagaaaaaaaaagtagaaatctAGTTTAGTCTCATAATGAATAAGAAGATGATTCTATAAATAATTCATCTTAGCTTATGGAATAAAGGAATTAAATagttatttaattatgtattaTGTAGATATGCATCAAATATTTCAATACCTTAGCTGCTCAATTATTACG
This region includes:
- the LOC126709207 gene encoding protein NRT1/ PTR FAMILY 7.3-like isoform X1, translating into MACLELSKGNLQAKFKEDQDACTLDGTVDMHGRPAIRTKSGRWVAGIIILLNQGLATLAFFGVGVNLVLFLTRVVGENNADAANSVSKWTGTVYIFSLIGALLSDSYWGRYKTCAIFQVIFVIGLVSLSLSSYLFLLMPRGCGDELTPCGAHSSMEMGLFYLSIYLVALGNGGYQPNIVSFGADQFDEENPKEGLSKVSFFSYFYLALNLGELFSNTILVYFEDEGIWALGFWVSAGSAFAALVLFLVGTPRYRHFKPSGNPLSRFSQVIVAAVKKWRVEVPSNAKDLYTVAGNDQSSTNGNRRILHTHGFKFLDKAAFISSRDFVDQNQCIRNPWRLCPITQVEEVKCILRLLPIWLCTIIYSVVFTQMASLFVEQGAVMKTTISNFRIPPASMSSFDILSVALFIFLYRRILDPLVGRIKKSDSKGLTELQRMGIGLVIAVMAMVSAGIVECYRLKYAIKDCKTCDGSSSLSIFWQIPQYAFIGASEVFMYVGQLEFFNAQTPDGLKSFGSALCMTSISLGNYVSSLLVSIVMKISTEDHMPGWIPGNLNKGHLDRFFFLLAALTTVDLVVYIGSAKWYKCIKLEGKFEEADEEDDIKV
- the LOC126709207 gene encoding protein NRT1/ PTR FAMILY 7.3-like isoform X2, encoding MACLELSKGAKFKEDQDACTLDGTVDMHGRPAIRTKSGRWVAGIIILLNQGLATLAFFGVGVNLVLFLTRVVGENNADAANSVSKWTGTVYIFSLIGALLSDSYWGRYKTCAIFQVIFVIGLVSLSLSSYLFLLMPRGCGDELTPCGAHSSMEMGLFYLSIYLVALGNGGYQPNIVSFGADQFDEENPKEGLSKVSFFSYFYLALNLGELFSNTILVYFEDEGIWALGFWVSAGSAFAALVLFLVGTPRYRHFKPSGNPLSRFSQVIVAAVKKWRVEVPSNAKDLYTVAGNDQSSTNGNRRILHTHGFKFLDKAAFISSRDFVDQNQCIRNPWRLCPITQVEEVKCILRLLPIWLCTIIYSVVFTQMASLFVEQGAVMKTTISNFRIPPASMSSFDILSVALFIFLYRRILDPLVGRIKKSDSKGLTELQRMGIGLVIAVMAMVSAGIVECYRLKYAIKDCKTCDGSSSLSIFWQIPQYAFIGASEVFMYVGQLEFFNAQTPDGLKSFGSALCMTSISLGNYVSSLLVSIVMKISTEDHMPGWIPGNLNKGHLDRFFFLLAALTTVDLVVYIGSAKWYKCIKLEGKFEEADEEDDIKV